A window of Misgurnus anguillicaudatus chromosome 3, ASM2758022v2, whole genome shotgun sequence genomic DNA:
ACGCTGTGTCAGAAATTACCTACTTCCATGCTACATAGTAGGCAAAAATTAGTAGGTGAGGTGAGTAGTACGTGcaaattcatagtattcgaaaaacagcaGACAAAAAGTACCAGGATTGCGTACTACTTCTGGCAAGAAGAGTCCCCGGGAGAGTAGTCACCCAAGAAGAACGAGGAAAGGAGTCGTCATATTCAAAAATGTCGGAAAGTGGTAATGCGGTTCTAttcaaatgtaaatgcattgttGCTAAGACAACAAATTTCACATGATGCATCAACATGGCGATTGTAGTACatcaacatttcatttatagaccccttcaaggtttgtaaacattgaatgactatcgggtgcgtgcgcagcatggggtcaaactgttcataccatccaggctttataatttaatctaacagggctgaaaaatgatgacttacctcaaatgaagtgagcactacaaacacaagcctctttgatctttgcattgtccgcgtatgcacgttaattgcttgcagcagcagatgttgtatttttttgtttttgagattctgcatgaatcgcgaaaacttaacgggagtcctggtgcgattttcacagcccacgacgtaagtaggcatttttacgataccgaataatacgcaactcaatctgctgtaatggcttttctgaccccgacatgcgcagtgggaaccgcctgtgacgttaACCATGAAGGGGTCTATACTATCCAAATTTATGCTATGTACCGTTTTAAAAGTCAATAAGTGGGTACCTCATTTAGTTCAGTacgtactgtcacagtatgcgtTTTTAGAAATCTCATAAATGTCTTGATTTATATCTAATAATAGAAACAGGTTTGTGTGAGGATGAGGTTTGCCATCTATAAAAACCTGTGTTTGCGTTTACTCACGGCAGGGTCTTTAGTGCAACATGAAAAGGGAACCCCACATTTCTCTCTGCTCAGATTAGTGTCCGTACAATTAAAGTAGATGTTCAGATTCCAGTCTTCAGGTCCGAATGCCCCACAGCACTCCCACtgcacaaacacatacataacCCAACAGCACAAATTTATCATAGAGATCCAGAAAGTCATTAAAACTCACAGAGGAAAGTAACTAGTGTGGCAAGTTTTGGGAAACcctgccttaaagggatagttcacccaaaaattattacaaatgattaaatgttacaaacctgtattactTTGTTGTgctaaacaaaaatgaagatattttgaaaaatataaataaccaagcaatctggggcaccattcacttccatagtattattatttttttactgtggaagtgaatggtgccccagatctgcttggttacaaacaatcTTCAAAACATCGTCAATTCTTCAACATTTGTGTTTAGCAGGACAAAACAATGTATACAGGTGTggacagtgttggggaaagttacttttaaaagtaatgcattacaatattaagttgcTCCccaattgcgttacttagttacttttcgtgaaagtaatgcttacgttacttttaagttacttttgcttacttggctgaggcttgatctctttcaggccttgcaggtgttttttatgatcgcaaaaatgtcaagctctggcctgccatctccattTCTGTTCCCGCTCAGACGCATAGAatgcgtaattctacgttaatatgtttaGTTGAATTCagtactttattttttaatttgaattaattaaactgaaaagtaactcccattacttttttttttaaagtaattgaaatattaatatgttcatttataaagtaatgcgttactttactcgttacttcagaaaagtaatattattaagtaatgcgttacccccaacactgagtTTGGAACAATTTGGGGGGcgaataaatgatgacacaaattTCCTTTTGctgtgaactatcactttaactcattcaccgccattgacgagttatctcatcatttatgagttcatatttaactaataaaaatgcctttctggacgaatttcaaagtgaaagtgtaataccgcttttatccaccagatggcgccaaaacgaatttatcaaaaacggatgttaaaaagattttaagatttattttaaatgcctttatgtttgatagtcattctgagtctgatctctaacataaattcctttaaaaaaactcaattttttaagctttttgctcaaaatgttgtatttttgaagagaaatatccatatttcaggtgttaaattaagtggaaaaagtaaatatataatgaaacgtttttttccccattttgtttgtttgtttgtttgtttattgtttgtttgaaagcagagggtgtgttctttaatttgatataatttgtatgtttatatatttatagaaaataatttttcctgcaaggaattttgtgaaaattttgttaaaatcacaaaaatgcaggtgggcaacttttctcaaaaaggctggcggtgaatgagttaatgtaaGCCTATGAGTTTTTCATCCATTTTTATTACACTGTGTAAAGCTTCAGTGTAACGTTTGCTATTATTTTACATGCACTCTTACATAATCTTGGGTGAAGTCGATGAGGTTCTGCAAGTCAATGTCATCTCTGTAGGCCCTGATATTGTTGTTGATGAAGAACTTAAGCTGGTCCTTGATCCAGTCTTTAAAGACGAACGCCAATACTCCCGCCGTCAGCTCCAGGAAAAATATGATTCCGAGAAACACGGAAAACTGCAAAAAGGCAGCCAGAAAGAGTGGTGATTACAACAGTCTGGATAATGTTTACTATATGGGTTTCCAATGAATCAGGAATGCGTTACATTTCATTTCAGTTCAAACCAAACTAATGTtctatgttttataaaaaaaattcccgATCCGGCCAACATCCCTCTTGACGCATTTACAGAAATGACGTCGTCCCACTCAAAACAGGATGTCACATTGTTTAACAAGGTTCATCTCTAATTGCACACGTACATATTATTACAAGTACAGTGAGCGATGGCTTTCCGCCGTAACCACAATGAATACTTCCACGGTGACATCAACGTTCAGCTGGTGCCTCCAGATGTTTTGAAAAAGTCTGTGTAACCTACGGCCTCTCGTGACTCTTTCACAAGATTTTCTTACAGATCTCCTGTAGCAGCCTCTCTTATGCAAGAATAACAATACTTTCCCACACTTTCAATCTTTCACATACGAACTCACATCCAGCCATTCAAACTCTACCTGAACCCACCCTGATGTAAGGTTTGTTTATcgcttatttatttctttacgccattccagcatctatacATGGTTAATCTGTAGTAAACCAGAGGGACACCTGGAGAACATGAAAATTCACACGGAGAGACCTCCCATCCCACACGAGACTCAAACCTGGGACggtcttgctgtgaggcaacagtgctaacCACTGTGCCCCCATGCTTTTATCGCttgtgaaaaaaattctttgtTGTTTTACCTTTTGATGTTTTGctcaaattaaatattaataaataaatggtgctctcattgatttttttaaatatacagtactgtgcaaaagtcttaggccaccagctttgttgttttagcaaagttttaatatcCATacgtatttattttttacactttttatcaAGATACAAACTGAAAAGACattaaatatgtacacaaaaaaaaaaaaaaaatcagaactAAATGTTATCTTCAGgtatcagtcagtatttagggTGATCTCTCTTGACACTAAACTTCCTCTTAAAGGCGgggtccacgatgtttgaaagccaacaggtgtgttcgacatcggctgtggctgtAAGTAAtcgatcggcgagattagccgagtgcaggcggggaggagctgaaaacggagacgtgaagtcggacgcgctgtggttcCAGTAGTTTGCGGCATTTACTTCaagcatggctgatcacgtgccgtttgcttgctaaatcgcattaaacatgatttgtaagatgtaaactatataaaaagtgaattatactgttccggatatgagcatgagtggaactgaagaggcttacagcatctgtttttacaagaataaagttcaacataagcatatattacTTAAATACtaatgtagtggggtctacgttttttatccattttattttgatgaagatgacacaatataacatcgcgagcgagtcgcgactacatgaaaatagctttaactgttataaaaatacagatttgagagaatttgtggaactgagggcgtgaaaataaacacgaaatacacgtgattgttgtcatgtggtgaatccgacaaatcgtgaaacagctgtgtcggcattacagcccgtgcagctcctcttcgcgaGCTGCGCTGGCTGACTCCagcggctgatctcgaatcactctcgcggtacttataaACCATATGTCGCAGTCACGTgtctgcagcgccagctgaagtcggacaaaaatactaaccggaatgcactgcttcaagtcagccaccgatcggtctgcgcagcgccgcatgaagtcgaacacacctaatgttgatatttgaaatcacctaaacaaacacgcccctaccaatagaatctggaccttctgttgatagacccgccccacacatacgcaacccggcaaggatgtcggttagtagacacgccccttactgctgatctccttttccaaagcgtttttcaaacatcgtggactccgcctttaaagggacacttttttgaaaataggcaaattttccagctcccctagagttaaacatttgatttttaccgttttggaatccattcagctgatcttcgggtctggcactaccacttttagcatagcttagcataatccattgaatctgattagaccattagcatcgcgctcaaaaataaccaaggtGTTTCGATATTTTCTGAAGGATCTGGAGAGACTCTGTATGAAGGAATGGTATCAGAACCCCTGCCATGTATTATCTAAACTCATCAGCCAATATAGACTTACAGCTGATGTCTTGGTAAAGGGAGGCAGCAATAAGGATTCACTAAAAGGAAGCCAAACATTGTGGCACATATATATTTAACAAAGATTTTTTGTttgcaattgttttttttttctgatgagagcagatattttgagcaaaagaTCGAAAggttaaacaataaagaaatatttttcACAGCCCTCTTTGCTTGTATTTACAAAGGGTGCCAATATTAATCCAGATGATccaaatattataataattatttatcacTACGTTTGCAGTGCTTGTAAGGCAACACTGCAATAGTTTAGTGATTGTTGTAAAATCCCCAACCCTAGAAATGAAATTCTACAATTAATTCAGCTAGAAATATAACTGTACTAAATTTATTCcaacatttatttatagataATTTACATCGTTTTCAGTCAAGGTGCTTTATCTGTTTTTATATACAACCATACTAAACAGATTACCGATTGAATGAATGTGGCCATGAATCCTATAATGGATACTCAGGCTGTATTTtagtttatttacatttcagtTCATGAGAAATTGAAAGTGAGATGGAAAGCAAAGTATGACGTACAAACTTAAGAAGAAAGGAGTTTTCCCTCAGCGCTCCGATGCATCCAGCAAAGCCCAGCACAAACATCACTCCTCCCACCACCAGAAACAGCCATACTGGGTCAAACCCACCCAAATCTGTGATGGAGGATATGTTGGAGAGAACTCCCTGATGGAAGGAAAAAGAATATTCATTAAGAAATTATGTATAAAACGTAAAATTGTAGCAAAtttacatttgtgaccctgtctgtgaaatccaggctaaagtctcaatctaaatttggagattaggagcatcaaatattaatttcaatcattgatttcacattgatttcaatctttgacatgatagggaaaaaatggaagtgtttggtggcttctaaattcatccctgtttggatcctaaggaatgaatggggctaggttaaatgccaacacattcaccaCGTGAACCGTGCGTGCACCCAttaaaaagataggtatgtattaatttgtctaagttgaggtaagaacatagtaaaatatcaaaaaacgGTGTAGTTTTCCTTTAATTCACAGGTTGGTATCA
This region includes:
- the tspan5b gene encoding tetraspanin-5 — its product is MSGKHFNVHEVGCCIKYFIFGFNIIFWLLGVAFLSVALWAWSEKGVLSNISSITDLGGFDPVWLFLVVGGVMFVLGFAGCIGALRENSFLLKFFSVFLGIIFFLELTAGVLAFVFKDWIKDQLKFFINNNIRAYRDDIDLQNLIDFTQDYWECCGAFGPEDWNLNIYFNCTDTNLSREKCGVPFSCCTKDPAEDVINTQCGYDIRDKKSESDQNTFIHTKGCVPQFEKWLQENLTVVAGIFIGIALLQIFGICLAQNLLSDIEAVRESCLFT